In one Cloacibacillus porcorum genomic region, the following are encoded:
- the lpxD gene encoding UDP-3-O-(3-hydroxymyristoyl)glucosamine N-acyltransferase produces MSTIAKSITLGQIAEMTHGEVKGDPEIKVSSICAPEKAGENSISPLWEKKFVPQVKKGTVLFTKRGWINDSCAGVEVDDPRVALIALLSYFDDTPIRTTDISDRAIIACSAQLGDNVSVGAGAVIRDNVKIGDNTVIMENVVIDEYTEIGSSCLIEPGTMIYHHTKIGNRCVLHTNSVIGCEGFGFVPDPKAGLIKIPQIGIAHLDDGVEIGACSAVDRATFGETYIGPYAKIDSHVKIGHNCEIGGYTIVVAQSGIAGSTKIGRGVIMAAQSGASNHATIGDGCTVGGRGGVSSDIPAGSIVSGFPAQDHKKELRQQAAVRQLPDFMRSVRELAKKVERLEREHEDA; encoded by the coding sequence TTGAGTACGATAGCAAAGAGCATTACGCTTGGCCAGATTGCAGAGATGACGCACGGAGAGGTGAAGGGGGATCCAGAAATAAAGGTCTCCTCTATCTGTGCGCCGGAAAAGGCCGGAGAAAACAGTATTTCGCCGCTGTGGGAGAAAAAATTCGTTCCGCAGGTGAAGAAAGGGACCGTTCTCTTCACTAAAAGAGGATGGATCAACGACAGCTGTGCCGGCGTGGAGGTGGATGATCCGCGTGTAGCGCTGATCGCGCTGCTCAGCTATTTTGACGATACCCCTATACGCACAACTGACATATCCGACCGCGCGATTATTGCCTGTTCCGCGCAGCTCGGCGACAACGTCTCAGTGGGAGCTGGCGCGGTGATACGAGACAACGTGAAGATCGGCGACAACACTGTAATAATGGAAAACGTCGTCATTGACGAGTATACGGAAATCGGCAGCAGCTGCCTTATCGAGCCGGGAACTATGATATACCACCATACGAAGATCGGTAACAGGTGCGTACTTCATACAAATTCCGTCATCGGCTGTGAAGGCTTTGGTTTTGTCCCTGATCCCAAGGCTGGACTGATAAAGATTCCCCAGATAGGCATCGCTCACCTTGACGACGGGGTGGAGATCGGCGCCTGTTCGGCGGTTGACCGCGCGACCTTTGGAGAGACCTATATCGGTCCGTATGCAAAGATTGACAGCCATGTGAAGATCGGCCATAACTGCGAGATCGGCGGTTATACGATTGTCGTCGCGCAGTCCGGCATCGCGGGCAGCACGAAGATTGGCAGGGGCGTTATCATGGCGGCTCAGTCCGGCGCCTCGAACCACGCCACCATCGGGGACGGCTGCACAGTAGGCGGTCGGGGCGGCGTATCATCCGACATTCCCGCCGGTTCCATTGTGTCCGGTTTCCCGGCGCAGGATCATAAAAAGGAGCTTCGCCAGCAGGCCGCCGTGAGGCAGCTGCCGGATTTTATGCGCAGTGTAAGAGAGCTTGCCAAAAAGGTCGAGCGTCTTGAGAGAGAACATGAAGACGCTTAA
- a CDS encoding sigma-70 family RNA polymerase sigma factor, translated as MSTGAEHNIDQRRDDSQLWRECAAGSEEAREELILANRPMVYWLAKKLKVPYSTYQDLIQEGMLALINAVDSFDVERNIRFSTFAYYKIRGRMINFLQRVEAKAPIPVDEAVFIDESTDNSLLYNESSRSEWSIDLENALSQLSERESEIINALVMEGRVAREVADEKNIDISHVYRIRRKALAKLKSWLGIKESEATSGI; from the coding sequence ATGAGTACAGGTGCGGAACATAATATCGATCAGCGGCGCGACGACTCCCAGTTATGGAGAGAATGCGCAGCCGGAAGCGAAGAGGCGAGGGAAGAATTGATCCTTGCCAATCGTCCTATGGTTTATTGGCTCGCAAAGAAATTAAAGGTCCCCTACAGCACATATCAGGATCTCATTCAGGAGGGGATGCTCGCTCTGATAAATGCAGTCGATTCTTTCGATGTCGAAAGAAATATCCGTTTTTCCACCTTTGCCTATTACAAAATTCGCGGAAGAATGATCAACTTTCTCCAGCGTGTGGAGGCCAAAGCACCAATTCCTGTTGACGAGGCCGTGTTTATTGACGAGAGTACGGATAATTCTCTGCTCTATAATGAGTCGAGCCGCAGCGAATGGTCTATAGATCTGGAAAATGCGCTTTCGCAGCTTTCAGAGAGGGAATCCGAGATCATCAACGCCCTTGTCATGGAGGGGCGTGTCGCCCGTGAAGTGGCGGATGAAAAGAACATCGACATCAGCCATGTCTACCGTATAAGAAGAAAAGCGCTCGCGAAGCTAAAATCGTGGCTGGGAATAAAAGAATCCGAGGCCACATCGGGGATATAA
- a CDS encoding Lrp/AsnC family transcriptional regulator produces MRERQITLDETDWKILETLQDNARSTFTEIGQIVGLTAPAVRERIRRMEDEELIAGYRPVINYNVLGRPLHALISLKYKSASRAAERSEFSQLGLFKDIPGVLRSWLVTGDTECVIEAVTATMKELDAILVELNRLGFLTVTYMVLEDTGERNCRKL; encoded by the coding sequence ATGAGAGAGAGACAGATAACGCTGGACGAGACAGACTGGAAAATACTTGAGACGCTGCAGGATAACGCCCGTTCCACCTTTACGGAGATCGGGCAGATCGTGGGGCTCACCGCTCCCGCCGTCAGAGAGCGGATCAGGCGTATGGAGGACGAAGAACTCATCGCGGGATACAGGCCGGTTATCAACTATAATGTCCTTGGCCGCCCGCTGCACGCACTGATCTCTCTTAAATACAAAAGTGCCTCACGCGCCGCGGAGCGCTCGGAGTTTTCACAGCTTGGCCTTTTTAAGGATATTCCAGGCGTGCTGAGGTCATGGCTGGTGACCGGCGACACGGAATGCGTAATAGAGGCGGTCACCGCAACGATGAAGGAACTCGACGCGATACTCGTGGAGCTTAACAGGCTGGGCTTCCTCACCGTAACATATATGGTACTTGAGGATACGGGAGAGAGAAACTGCCGCAAACTCTAA
- a CDS encoding BamA/OMP85 family outer membrane protein has product MLKRAKPFALALIIVAFAATSALSAEENALENAAENIPSAQTETVSADKPQEPAPAPEEEDLTGPVIVSMDLQGNQEVNRDHIMSVVTSKVGQHVDEEKLRKDAEAIFELGFFNATDYKVTDEGDGVKVTFLVQENPKVGEIKFVGNTVYSEDKLKSAIFTQPGMIFNRTFFRNDLQRIKEKYQEDGYVMANVKDVKIDGDVITVEIIEPKISEIVIQGNKITKKKIIERYLKIKVGELFNANKLRLTLNRLQGLGYFSDVNVNFEPGENPDDVIIVLTVEEARTGKLGFNVAYGTQSGFGGGMSYENFNIGGAGLKLSVGFELGDREEYWLSFEQPYMSSKITAWKVGIYKRAWDDVYYYQNDKQYLEYDRDKYGAFIGFGKKFREESKYNWYMLLDWHNTKNDNVRERDGFREDYPDGKVGPNGLTREEELRRIKEEELGEGTYYSATLSFRRFNIDEYAPYTRGDVESISFQFGKANVEDQDYNYMKYWFESRFYFPVGNFLKDIFETTFLNGYEDKPVLFAARLIAGSSTGDVPYDEMYTVGGDTTLRGYEDDYQHGTNMVLGNFELRIPMQKMLSFVVFYDVGRAWDMGSYRSVGNDDWGSSPGIGIRLNTPLGNLRLDYADGDEGRFHFGFGELF; this is encoded by the coding sequence GTGTTAAAACGAGCGAAGCCTTTTGCTCTGGCATTGATTATTGTCGCCTTCGCGGCGACTTCCGCATTATCAGCCGAAGAAAACGCGCTGGAGAATGCAGCGGAAAACATCCCTTCGGCGCAGACTGAGACCGTCTCTGCGGATAAACCTCAGGAACCGGCCCCCGCTCCTGAAGAGGAGGACCTTACCGGCCCCGTCATCGTAAGTATGGACCTCCAAGGTAATCAGGAGGTCAATCGTGACCATATAATGAGCGTGGTGACCTCGAAGGTCGGGCAGCACGTAGACGAAGAGAAGCTGCGCAAGGATGCCGAAGCTATCTTTGAACTCGGTTTCTTCAATGCGACAGACTATAAGGTAACCGACGAAGGCGACGGCGTAAAGGTCACCTTCCTTGTACAGGAAAACCCAAAAGTCGGAGAGATCAAATTTGTCGGCAACACCGTCTATTCAGAGGATAAGCTCAAGAGCGCGATCTTTACGCAGCCGGGCATGATATTCAACAGGACCTTCTTCCGCAACGACCTCCAGAGGATAAAGGAAAAATATCAGGAAGACGGCTACGTAATGGCAAATGTGAAGGATGTGAAGATCGATGGCGATGTCATCACCGTCGAGATCATCGAGCCAAAAATATCCGAGATCGTCATACAGGGAAACAAAATCACCAAAAAGAAGATCATCGAACGCTATTTAAAGATAAAGGTTGGAGAACTCTTCAACGCCAACAAGCTTCGTCTGACGCTGAACCGCCTGCAGGGGCTGGGATACTTCAGCGACGTCAACGTGAACTTCGAGCCGGGGGAGAATCCCGACGACGTGATAATCGTCCTTACCGTTGAAGAGGCGCGTACCGGCAAGCTTGGCTTCAACGTGGCTTACGGAACGCAGAGCGGTTTTGGCGGCGGTATGAGTTATGAAAACTTCAATATCGGCGGCGCCGGTCTGAAACTCAGTGTCGGTTTCGAGCTGGGAGACAGAGAGGAATATTGGCTCTCCTTCGAACAGCCCTACATGAGCAGCAAGATCACGGCTTGGAAGGTCGGTATTTATAAACGAGCCTGGGACGATGTTTACTACTATCAGAATGACAAGCAGTACCTTGAGTATGACAGGGATAAATATGGAGCTTTTATAGGCTTCGGTAAGAAATTCCGTGAAGAATCCAAGTACAACTGGTATATGCTGCTTGACTGGCATAATACGAAGAACGACAATGTCAGGGAAAGAGATGGATTCAGAGAGGACTATCCTGACGGTAAAGTTGGTCCCAACGGACTGACTAGAGAAGAAGAACTGCGGAGAATAAAAGAAGAAGAGCTTGGTGAAGGTACTTACTACTCGGCAACGCTTTCTTTCCGGAGGTTCAATATTGATGAATATGCTCCTTATACCAGAGGAGATGTTGAGAGTATTAGTTTTCAGTTTGGTAAAGCAAACGTTGAAGATCAAGATTACAATTATATGAAGTATTGGTTTGAGAGCAGATTCTATTTCCCTGTTGGTAATTTCCTTAAGGATATCTTTGAGACGACCTTCCTCAATGGTTACGAGGACAAGCCGGTACTCTTTGCAGCACGCCTGATCGCAGGGTCATCTACAGGTGATGTGCCTTATGACGAAATGTACACCGTTGGCGGTGACACGACGCTAAGGGGATACGAGGATGATTACCAGCATGGTACGAATATGGTTTTGGGCAACTTTGAACTTCGTATACCTATGCAGAAAATGCTGAGCTTTGTAGTATTCTACGATGTAGGCCGTGCTTGGGATATGGGATCATATCGTTCGGTTGGCAACGACGACTGGGGCTCGTCTCCAGGTATCGGTATCCGTCTGAATACCCCTCTGGGAAATCTGCGTCTTGACTACGCGGACGGTGACGAAGGCAGGTTCCATTTTGGCTTCGGAGAACTGTTCTAA
- a CDS encoding LptF/LptG family permease, with amino-acid sequence MNSSDKFSFRMRALDRFILGELKAPFFFGLIAFTIILVAGGLLFQMADLIIQKGVSIGIVIRLFLYYMPRLVVFTIPMSCLLAALLGFGKLSANSELVALKSAGLSFQRIVRPVVIAAFFVSICAFFINESIVPMSERAAANVMKYEVLRESAPIFTQKVFLKEESDGVIKRVIYVDQMDNSTKDMKDVTVEEFEEGRLARIISAQRGKWVDGSWWLEDGAVYEIKKETKEVGLLFKFNRQALTLNLGPDEISTKSSSPDEMTIPELVTAVKLKEKMGEGTGDLWMALQLRIAVPWACLIFAMLGAALGSRPQRSSSGVGLGYSVIIIFVYYVIMSFSRALGESGTLPPFVAAWTANAVFLVISIWLCSRANRLG; translated from the coding sequence TTGAATAGTTCTGATAAATTTTCTTTTAGAATGAGGGCGCTCGACCGATTTATCCTGGGAGAGCTCAAGGCGCCCTTTTTCTTCGGGCTCATAGCCTTTACCATAATTCTTGTAGCCGGTGGCCTGCTCTTTCAGATGGCGGATCTTATCATCCAGAAGGGCGTCTCGATTGGTATTGTGATCAGGCTCTTCCTGTACTACATGCCAAGGCTCGTCGTCTTTACCATCCCCATGAGCTGCCTGCTCGCGGCGCTGCTGGGTTTTGGCAAACTTTCGGCGAACTCCGAGCTTGTGGCGCTGAAATCTGCGGGGCTCTCTTTTCAGCGTATTGTGCGTCCGGTGGTGATCGCGGCCTTCTTCGTCTCGATATGCGCCTTTTTCATCAACGAAAGCATCGTGCCGATGAGCGAGCGCGCCGCGGCTAACGTGATGAAATACGAGGTCCTGCGCGAATCGGCGCCGATCTTTACGCAGAAGGTCTTCCTCAAAGAGGAGAGCGACGGCGTGATAAAGCGCGTGATTTACGTCGACCAGATGGATAATTCCACCAAGGACATGAAGGACGTGACGGTGGAAGAGTTCGAAGAGGGCCGTCTCGCGCGGATAATATCGGCACAGCGCGGCAAATGGGTCGACGGCAGCTGGTGGCTTGAGGACGGCGCGGTCTATGAGATAAAGAAAGAGACCAAAGAGGTGGGACTGCTCTTTAAGTTCAACCGTCAGGCGCTCACTCTCAATCTCGGACCGGACGAGATCTCCACCAAGTCCAGTTCTCCCGATGAGATGACAATTCCGGAGCTCGTCACCGCCGTGAAGCTCAAAGAAAAGATGGGCGAGGGCACGGGAGACCTTTGGATGGCGCTTCAGCTGAGGATTGCCGTTCCCTGGGCCTGCCTGATATTCGCGATGCTGGGAGCCGCGCTCGGCAGCAGGCCGCAGCGTTCAAGCTCTGGCGTAGGGCTGGGATACAGCGTCATTATCATCTTTGTCTACTACGTGATAATGTCGTTCAGCCGAGCCCTCGGCGAGAGCGGCACTCTTCCGCCCTTCGTCGCCGCCTGGACGGCCAACGCGGTATTTCTTGTTATCTCCATCTGGCTCTGCTCGCGGGCAAACAGGCTGGGATAA
- a CDS encoding histidine phosphatase family protein, with the protein MDKKNMINEAPGLSAPIAGKKIFFVRHGKTEWNNLFRYQGVTDIPLCEEGREQARKTGLRFAGAEIDAVISSPLSRAYETAENIAAHHVGIKVERLNLLEEVNFGEWEGLTVKEIKERFGEELFYKWRSNQLHVDAPGGESMEKLYERSAQVAKILLERPEDNIVVVGHGAMLRGLFLPMLGLPRSNIFWKTRIDNCSISAFSVEAGNRFVLAYLNDTLHLKMSEAVVTSMPIL; encoded by the coding sequence TTGGATAAGAAAAATATGATAAACGAGGCTCCGGGACTCAGCGCGCCGATCGCGGGCAAGAAGATCTTTTTTGTACGCCACGGAAAGACGGAATGGAACAACCTGTTCCGTTATCAGGGCGTCACCGATATCCCGCTATGTGAGGAGGGACGCGAGCAGGCCCGCAAGACCGGGCTGCGCTTCGCCGGTGCGGAGATAGATGCTGTGATCAGCAGCCCTCTTTCCCGCGCCTATGAGACGGCGGAGAATATCGCTGCTCACCACGTGGGCATTAAAGTGGAAAGGCTGAATCTTCTGGAAGAGGTAAACTTTGGCGAGTGGGAGGGGCTTACAGTCAAAGAAATAAAAGAGCGCTTCGGTGAAGAGCTCTTTTATAAATGGCGCAGCAACCAATTGCATGTCGACGCACCCGGCGGAGAGAGCATGGAGAAGCTGTATGAAAGGTCCGCGCAGGTCGCAAAAATACTGCTGGAGCGGCCGGAGGATAATATCGTCGTCGTCGGCCACGGCGCGATGCTGCGCGGGCTGTTCCTGCCGATGCTCGGGCTGCCGCGGTCAAACATATTTTGGAAGACGCGCATCGATAATTGTTCCATCTCCGCGTTCAGCGTGGAGGCGGGAAACAGATTCGTCCTCGCCTATCTAAACGATACGCTGCATCTGAAGATGAGCGAGGCCGTGGTAACTTCAATGCCGATATTATAG
- a CDS encoding DUF1848 domain-containing protein: MILSVSRRTDIPAHYAEWFFNRIRDGFALVRNPMNFHHVSRINITPDAVDGIVFWTKDPTPMLPRLGELARYHYYFQFTLNSYAADVEPGVCSKAGHIIPTFKRLSDMIGPERVIWRYDPILINEKYTSAYHIKYFERLARSLRSYTKKCVFSFIDLYRSTRKDLAELSVHPLVPERKSMLAKSISDIASSYELRLESCAEDIQLEYCGVAHGRCVDADLLGKISGHRIEAKRDKNQRTACGCAESVDIGMYGTCPSGCRYCYANRSMRNVARNVARHDPVLPLLCGEIGLGDSISERKTPPCRRCRQGNIFS; the protein is encoded by the coding sequence ATGATACTAAGTGTAAGCCGAAGGACCGATATTCCTGCTCATTACGCGGAATGGTTTTTCAACAGGATTCGGGATGGCTTTGCTTTAGTCAGGAATCCGATGAACTTTCACCATGTGAGCAGGATAAATATTACGCCGGACGCCGTCGACGGCATAGTATTTTGGACTAAAGATCCCACGCCGATGCTGCCAAGGCTGGGAGAGCTTGCGCGGTATCATTATTACTTTCAATTTACCTTAAACTCATACGCTGCCGACGTGGAACCTGGAGTTTGCTCGAAGGCGGGGCACATCATTCCGACGTTCAAAAGGCTCTCCGATATGATCGGTCCAGAACGCGTGATCTGGCGTTATGATCCGATATTGATAAATGAAAAATACACGTCTGCCTATCACATAAAATACTTTGAACGCCTTGCCCGCAGTCTGCGTAGTTATACGAAAAAATGTGTCTTCAGCTTCATAGACCTTTATCGCAGCACACGAAAAGACCTGGCGGAGCTCTCAGTTCACCCTCTCGTGCCGGAGCGGAAGTCCATGCTGGCGAAATCCATCTCCGATATCGCTTCCTCCTATGAACTGCGTTTGGAGAGCTGTGCCGAAGACATCCAGCTGGAGTACTGCGGCGTCGCTCACGGACGCTGCGTGGACGCCGATTTGCTGGGGAAAATCTCCGGCCACAGGATTGAGGCTAAAAGAGATAAAAATCAAAGGACGGCGTGCGGCTGTGCGGAAAGCGTCGATATCGGGATGTACGGCACCTGTCCCAGCGGCTGCAGATACTGTTACGCGAACCGGAGCATGAGGAATGTCGCGCGAAACGTCGCGAGGCACGATCCGGTCTTGCCGCTGCTGTGCGGAGAGATCGGCCTGGGGGATAGTATCTCGGAGCGGAAGACGCCTCCGTGCCGTAGATGCCGCCAGGGCAATATATTCAGCTGA
- a CDS encoding KdsC family phosphatase yields the protein MIKLFAMDVDGTLTDGGIYMDGSGNELKRFDVQDGQGIALLLRSGVKVVFISGRYSAPTQQRGDNLKISRCINGTDDKLRDLRSLTAEWGITAAETAYAGDDTPDIECIKWSGVGFAVANAHPSVIACADYVTDRCGGRGAVRECADRIIRLNSGEDR from the coding sequence TTGATTAAACTATTCGCGATGGATGTCGACGGCACTTTGACCGATGGCGGCATTTATATGGACGGCTCCGGCAACGAACTGAAGCGTTTCGACGTTCAGGACGGGCAGGGGATAGCGCTGCTCCTGCGAAGCGGGGTCAAGGTCGTCTTCATCAGTGGCCGTTACTCCGCGCCGACGCAGCAGCGTGGCGACAACCTCAAAATATCGCGCTGCATCAACGGCACGGACGACAAGCTGCGGGACCTTCGCTCGCTTACTGCTGAATGGGGAATAACCGCCGCGGAGACCGCCTACGCCGGGGACGATACGCCGGATATCGAATGTATCAAATGGTCCGGAGTTGGTTTCGCCGTCGCCAACGCCCATCCGTCTGTAATCGCATGCGCGGATTACGTCACGGACCGGTGCGGAGGCAGAGGCGCCGTGCGTGAGTGTGCGGACAGAATAATCAGGCTGAATAGTGGAGAAGACCGTTGA
- the lpxA gene encoding acyl-ACP--UDP-N-acetylglucosamine O-acyltransferase — MSVQIHPTAIVDKDAELGDNVNIGPYCIVDAKTKIGSGTILRAFSRVCDYTKLGSGCVIHEHAVIGGVPQDLSYKGEETWAVIGDRVVCREYVTINRAVGEGESTTVGDGCFIMEGVHFAHNVHVGRECTVANKAGLSGHVHVGDYVVIGGMTGFHQFTHIGSYCMVGGLSRITQDVPPYCLAAGIPMRVYDINKVGLRRRNIDIQTRRKIRDMYKLIYNSKLTVREGLRQVQEKYPDDHEAQMILDFAANSTRGFTPRMTQDWHHKTEDKVD; from the coding sequence ATGAGCGTCCAAATACATCCGACAGCTATTGTGGACAAAGACGCGGAGTTAGGCGATAACGTAAATATTGGTCCTTATTGTATCGTCGACGCGAAGACCAAGATCGGCTCGGGAACAATACTGAGAGCCTTTTCCAGGGTCTGCGACTACACAAAACTTGGCTCTGGCTGTGTTATCCACGAACACGCCGTGATCGGCGGCGTACCGCAGGATCTCAGCTATAAGGGAGAGGAAACTTGGGCTGTCATCGGCGACAGGGTTGTCTGCCGGGAATATGTCACCATCAACCGTGCCGTTGGCGAGGGTGAGTCGACCACGGTGGGGGACGGCTGCTTCATTATGGAGGGTGTGCATTTTGCCCATAACGTCCATGTTGGCAGAGAATGTACGGTCGCAAACAAGGCCGGCCTCTCGGGTCATGTCCATGTAGGAGACTACGTCGTTATCGGCGGTATGACCGGTTTTCATCAGTTCACGCACATCGGCTCATACTGCATGGTCGGCGGTCTTTCGCGTATCACGCAGGACGTCCCGCCCTATTGTCTCGCCGCGGGGATACCGATGCGCGTCTATGATATCAACAAGGTCGGACTGCGCCGCCGCAATATAGATATTCAGACGCGCCGGAAGATACGTGATATGTACAAGCTGATCTATAATTCAAAGCTCACCGTAAGGGAGGGGCTGCGCCAGGTACAGGAGAAATATCCTGATGACCATGAGGCGCAGATGATTCTCGACTTCGCGGCGAACAGCACAAGGGGCTTCACTCCGCGTATGACGCAGGATTGGCACCATAAGACAGAGGATAAAGTTGATTAA
- the lpxC gene encoding UDP-3-O-acyl-N-acetylglucosamine deacetylase translates to MRENMKTLKNEIKIGGVGLHSGEESTLWMRPCGSAGIYFRNKSGLSPVTEAVVEEDSRLTGFSLPNGAVVRTAEHLLAAIAGMGLEAVELELTGNEVPILDGSAFPFAEAIKNCGFEEIDGKRKKRAIAAPLFLEENDGGRLLAAAPAEKLTVTYIIDYSGTPIGTQKVKYDITSETFYNIISKARTFGLTSELDYLKQNGLAKGGTLDNALVFDEKGLVGGQRLRFPLECVTHKVIDLLGDLTLAGEIPTAHYVAVAAGHSIHGKLTRRIKTLFP, encoded by the coding sequence TTGAGAGAGAACATGAAGACGCTTAAGAATGAGATCAAAATAGGCGGAGTCGGACTGCACTCCGGCGAGGAATCTACACTGTGGATGCGCCCCTGCGGCTCCGCCGGCATCTATTTTCGTAATAAAAGCGGCCTGTCGCCGGTGACGGAGGCCGTCGTGGAGGAGGATAGCCGTCTGACCGGCTTCTCGCTTCCGAACGGCGCCGTCGTAAGGACGGCCGAGCATCTGCTTGCGGCAATCGCAGGAATGGGACTTGAGGCAGTTGAGCTCGAACTTACCGGCAATGAGGTTCCTATCCTTGACGGAAGCGCCTTCCCCTTTGCCGAGGCGATCAAGAATTGCGGTTTTGAAGAGATCGACGGAAAACGGAAGAAGCGTGCCATCGCGGCGCCTCTCTTTCTGGAAGAAAACGACGGCGGACGTCTGCTTGCCGCGGCTCCCGCGGAGAAGCTGACGGTCACTTATATAATTGATTATTCGGGAACGCCGATCGGCACCCAAAAAGTCAAATATGATATCACAAGCGAGACTTTTTATAATATAATTTCTAAGGCCCGTACGTTTGGGCTCACCTCTGAGCTGGACTATCTGAAGCAAAACGGACTTGCGAAAGGCGGGACTCTGGATAATGCACTGGTCTTTGATGAAAAGGGACTGGTCGGCGGACAGCGGCTGCGTTTTCCGCTTGAGTGCGTGACACACAAGGTCATTGATTTGCTTGGAGACCTGACTTTAGCGGGAGAGATACCGACAGCCCATTATGTGGCCGTCGCGGCGGGGCACAGCATCCACGGGAAGCTGACGCGCCGTATAAAAACTTTGTTTCCCTAA
- the fabZ gene encoding 3-hydroxyacyl-ACP dehydratase FabZ, with protein MQIHINQIMELLPHRYPFLLVDRIEEIIDTGKLKQVTGYKNVSFNEPFFQGHFPDEPVMPGVLILESMGQVGAMLLKLQPEFQNGDRKLVYLTSIDNAKFRKPVKPGDQLRTTAKLKRRRGNMGKFEFVAKVDDEIVAEAEMGFVIASGLTLEAE; from the coding sequence ATGCAGATACACATCAATCAGATAATGGAGCTTCTTCCGCATCGTTATCCCTTTTTGCTTGTAGACAGGATCGAGGAGATCATCGATACAGGCAAACTAAAACAGGTTACCGGTTATAAGAATGTATCTTTCAACGAGCCGTTTTTTCAGGGACATTTCCCAGACGAACCGGTGATGCCGGGAGTGCTCATCCTCGAGTCTATGGGGCAGGTGGGAGCGATGCTTCTTAAATTGCAGCCTGAGTTCCAGAACGGCGACAGAAAGCTTGTATATTTGACATCAATAGACAACGCCAAGTTCCGCAAACCGGTGAAGCCTGGCGACCAGCTTCGTACCACCGCAAAGCTTAAACGCCGCCGCGGCAATATGGGCAAGTTTGAATTTGTCGCCAAGGTCGACGATGAGATAGTTGCCGAAGCCGAAATGGGCTTCGTCATCGCCTCCGGGTTGACGCTTGAGGCGGAATAG